In Nocardioides sp., the following proteins share a genomic window:
- the dctP gene encoding TRAP transporter substrate-binding protein DctP yields the protein MRIISPSRRARGVAVFATVALALTACAERDEKSATRSDGEGVAFGASMEEYQAAFEEIDEITLNTQSPAPEGSPVGKNFEDYFAAVEEWSGGKIKFNVTFANAVAPAPEVDEAIADGRLDLGSVMAGYEPDTYPAYAALSDTSFMGNGSPLEMIMTPHGYISEIAVGNEQVQEEFAARDLTILAPAFTGGINGIYCGKELRTAADLKGAQVRISGAAHSAEAKAMGMTPVSLAYEEIYEALQRGVLDCAFAGITVVSLADLLSVAPHAILDRNTHFGQVPSALSVNTEVYEGLPLVAQQLLYDRSDVFIESNMEGLVGMYRDVLGEVEGKGGSIAGLDEASQAALDEGNDEFLDAVAKNSAITDGAGLVEQIRSTSDAWRAKVGELDYDVEVDYADFSAWAQDNEVDFEPFMDEVRTTLSANRPS from the coding sequence ATGCGCATCATCTCCCCATCGCGCCGAGCGCGCGGCGTGGCTGTATTCGCCACCGTTGCCCTGGCGCTGACCGCCTGCGCTGAGCGGGACGAGAAGTCCGCCACTAGGTCAGACGGCGAAGGGGTCGCGTTCGGCGCCTCCATGGAGGAGTACCAGGCCGCCTTCGAAGAGATCGATGAGATCACTTTGAACACGCAGTCCCCGGCCCCCGAGGGCTCGCCCGTGGGCAAGAACTTCGAGGACTACTTCGCTGCAGTCGAAGAGTGGTCGGGAGGCAAGATCAAGTTCAACGTGACCTTCGCCAACGCGGTCGCTCCTGCGCCCGAGGTGGACGAGGCGATCGCCGACGGCCGCCTGGATCTCGGCAGCGTCATGGCGGGATACGAACCGGACACGTATCCCGCCTACGCGGCCTTGAGCGACACGTCGTTTATGGGTAACGGCTCTCCGCTGGAGATGATCATGACGCCGCACGGCTACATCTCGGAGATCGCCGTCGGCAATGAGCAGGTGCAAGAGGAGTTCGCTGCTCGCGATCTGACGATCCTGGCGCCGGCCTTCACCGGTGGCATTAACGGCATCTACTGCGGCAAGGAACTGCGTACGGCCGCCGACCTCAAGGGAGCACAGGTCCGCATCTCCGGTGCTGCGCACTCGGCCGAGGCCAAGGCGATGGGGATGACCCCGGTCTCGCTGGCGTACGAAGAGATTTACGAGGCACTGCAACGCGGTGTGCTCGACTGCGCCTTCGCCGGGATCACCGTGGTGTCGCTCGCGGATCTGCTCTCCGTCGCTCCGCACGCGATCTTGGATCGCAACACCCACTTCGGACAGGTCCCCTCGGCGCTCTCGGTGAACACCGAGGTGTACGAGGGACTGCCCCTGGTCGCGCAGCAACTGCTCTATGACCGCTCGGACGTGTTCATCGAGTCGAACATGGAAGGTCTCGTGGGCATGTACCGCGATGTCCTCGGCGAGGTCGAGGGCAAGGGCGGCAGCATCGCCGGACTGGACGAGGCGTCTCAGGCGGCTCTGGACGAGGGCAACGACGAGTTCCTCGACGCGGTCGCCAAGAACTCGGCGATCACGGACGGAGCCGGTCTCGTGGAGCAGATCCGCTCGACGTCGGACGCCTGGAGGGCCAAGGTCGGTGAACTCGACTACGACGTCGAGGTCGACTACGCCGACTTCTCCGCCTGGGCGCAAGACAACGAGGTCGACTTCGAGCCGTTCATGGACGAGGTGCGCACCACGTTGTCGGCCAACCGGCCATCCTGA
- a CDS encoding SDR family oxidoreductase: MNRYVDRVVLLIGAGSGMGRAAALRIGSEGAHVWVADLDEASAEAVAAEIVAAGGSAVGVRVDATDVDALRALFARIGDEHGVLHAVHYQVGIPGAPGLDIDEAAWQQSMDVNMKSAFYSATLGFDLLEKAGGKGSVTMTSTAAALVGSGRAPLYSMTKGALPPLARSLAIVGGKRGIRVNVVAPGMVETPMLASFFPGAEDRDPAELMAGFRDVLPLGRGAQPEEIGSVIAFLNSDDASYVTGATIPVDGGYTIA, from the coding sequence ATGAACAGGTACGTCGACCGGGTGGTGCTGCTTATCGGTGCCGGCTCCGGCATGGGACGCGCGGCCGCGCTGCGCATCGGCTCCGAAGGCGCTCATGTCTGGGTGGCCGATCTCGATGAGGCGAGCGCCGAGGCGGTGGCCGCGGAGATCGTGGCGGCCGGCGGGAGCGCCGTCGGGGTCCGGGTGGACGCCACGGATGTCGATGCCCTGCGGGCACTGTTCGCGCGCATCGGCGATGAGCACGGAGTGCTGCACGCGGTGCACTATCAGGTGGGTATCCCGGGCGCCCCTGGACTGGACATCGACGAGGCAGCCTGGCAGCAGTCGATGGACGTCAACATGAAGAGCGCCTTCTATTCGGCCACGCTCGGGTTCGACCTGCTGGAGAAGGCGGGCGGCAAGGGCAGTGTGACCATGACGAGCACGGCCGCGGCGCTGGTCGGCTCGGGACGCGCGCCGCTGTATTCGATGACCAAGGGCGCCTTGCCGCCGCTCGCCCGTTCGCTGGCGATCGTCGGGGGCAAGCGCGGCATCCGGGTCAACGTGGTGGCTCCGGGCATGGTCGAGACGCCGATGCTGGCCTCGTTCTTCCCCGGAGCCGAAGACCGTGATCCGGCCGAGTTGATGGCCGGATTCCGCGACGTGTTGCCGTTGGGGCGCGGGGCGCAGCCCGAGGAGATCGGCAGCGTCATCGCCTTCTTGAACAGCGATGACGCCAGTTATGTCACCGGCGCCACCATCCCGGTCGACGGCGGCTACACCATCGCCTGA
- a CDS encoding nuclear transport factor 2 family protein yields MNEQLVAQLQRVTDDLDIRRVITDYASFIDSRQWDRLREVFADDFAVEYHNGRTRVEGPQAVVDYIIENTAHLAWQHHNVTPYGIDISGDEATAQVYLISHQVVTDEPEHVLTMVATYDLQLRRAGNSWQLTFMEHHIKVATFVPIISTPPGGAYVPPAVRH; encoded by the coding sequence ATGAACGAGCAGCTCGTGGCTCAGTTGCAGCGGGTGACCGACGATCTCGACATCCGCCGCGTGATCACCGATTACGCCTCCTTCATCGACTCGCGACAGTGGGATCGCCTGCGGGAGGTGTTCGCCGACGACTTCGCGGTGGAATACCACAACGGCCGGACCCGGGTGGAAGGGCCGCAAGCCGTCGTCGACTACATCATCGAGAACACCGCACACCTGGCCTGGCAGCACCACAACGTGACCCCCTACGGCATCGATATCTCCGGGGACGAGGCCACGGCCCAGGTCTACTTGATCTCGCACCAGGTCGTGACCGACGAGCCGGAGCACGTGCTCACCATGGTCGCCACCTACGACCTTCAGCTGCGACGAGCCGGGAACTCCTGGCAACTCACCTTCATGGAGCACCACATCAAGGTCGCCACCTTCGTGCCGATCATCTCCACTCCGCCGGGCGGGGCGTACGTCCCTCCGGCGGTCCGCCACTGA
- a CDS encoding TRAP transporter large permease produces MTAETLPVVPAEDATEPPKGSGSWLTFVIAIGLLIALTIGIFMPLLPEAIGVIACLQMLVLIFLRLPVALAMMIPSLLGMFAMRGWMLVESSLATMPYSETATWSLSVIPMFILMGLLLWKAGLTEALYVAAQRWLGWLPGGLAVGTNLAGSGLAAVSGSSVGTTYALARIGIPEMLKAGYDKRMAIGAVIVAGLPGQLIPPSIMLVIYAGIAEVPVGPQLMAGIGPGVMVAILFTIMIVAFATFKPAWGGRGGEEPESYSWAQRWRSLVPIWPVPMIIGIIIWGTFSGVFTASESGAAAALVSLIVAMIWRRNSGPWRAVADAAVATVSSVGAIFFMLVGVEMLSRMMVLTGITTGFSQMVESMNLGRTSFLLMMLLVYLVLGTFLEPLPMLVLTVPILIPTLQALDISLLWFGVFAVFMGELAVVSPPVGILAFIIYSIVKDPEVNRGQKVSMGDVFMAATWFLPMAVLVSLLLIFFPEVATFIPDSMGK; encoded by the coding sequence ATGACTGCCGAGACCCTGCCCGTCGTACCAGCCGAAGACGCGACCGAGCCGCCTAAAGGTTCGGGATCGTGGCTGACGTTCGTCATCGCCATCGGATTGCTGATCGCGTTGACGATCGGCATCTTCATGCCTCTTTTGCCCGAAGCGATCGGTGTCATCGCCTGCTTGCAGATGCTGGTCCTGATCTTCCTGCGGCTGCCGGTCGCGCTGGCGATGATGATCCCTTCGCTGCTCGGCATGTTCGCGATGCGCGGCTGGATGCTCGTGGAGTCGTCGCTGGCCACCATGCCCTACTCCGAGACAGCGACCTGGAGCCTGAGCGTCATCCCGATGTTCATCCTGATGGGGCTTCTGCTCTGGAAGGCCGGCCTCACCGAGGCACTGTACGTGGCCGCTCAGCGTTGGCTCGGCTGGTTGCCCGGCGGCCTGGCAGTCGGCACCAACCTGGCGGGCTCGGGCCTCGCGGCCGTGAGCGGATCGTCGGTGGGAACGACCTATGCGCTGGCTCGCATCGGCATCCCCGAGATGCTCAAAGCCGGCTATGACAAACGGATGGCGATCGGCGCGGTGATCGTCGCCGGACTGCCCGGCCAACTGATCCCGCCCAGCATCATGCTGGTCATCTATGCAGGCATCGCGGAGGTCCCCGTCGGGCCGCAGTTAATGGCGGGCATCGGGCCAGGCGTCATGGTGGCGATCCTGTTCACGATCATGATCGTGGCCTTCGCGACGTTCAAGCCCGCTTGGGGTGGGCGAGGAGGGGAGGAGCCGGAGTCCTATTCCTGGGCTCAACGCTGGCGCTCGCTCGTGCCCATCTGGCCGGTTCCGATGATCATCGGCATCATCATCTGGGGCACCTTCTCGGGAGTCTTCACCGCATCGGAGTCCGGCGCCGCTGCTGCTCTCGTCTCACTCATCGTGGCTATGATCTGGCGCCGAAACTCGGGCCCATGGCGAGCCGTCGCCGATGCGGCAGTTGCCACGGTCAGCAGCGTGGGTGCGATCTTCTTCATGCTCGTCGGGGTCGAGATGCTCTCCCGGATGATGGTGCTGACCGGGATCACCACTGGATTCAGTCAGATGGTCGAGTCGATGAATCTCGGGCGTACGAGCTTCCTGCTGATGATGCTGCTCGTCTACCTAGTGCTCGGCACGTTCCTCGAGCCGCTGCCGATGCTCGTCCTCACGGTTCCGATCCTGATCCCGACGCTGCAGGCGCTCGACATCTCACTGCTCTGGTTCGGCGTCTTCGCGGTCTTCATGGGGGAACTCGCGGTGGTCTCGCCCCCGGTCGGCATTCTCGCCTTCATCATCTACAGCATCGTGAAGGACCCCGAGGTCAACAGAGGTCAGAAGGTGTCCATGGGCGACGTGTTCATGGCGGCAACCTGGTTCTTGCCGATGGCCGTGCTGGTGTCGCTGCTGTTGATCTTCTTCCCGGAGGTGGCCACCTTCATCCCGGACTCGATGGGGAAGTAA
- a CDS encoding aldehyde dehydrogenase family protein — protein MTAIATDPRATSSVEFDGSQLSSAAADFIGAGVVPHVIDGESRGSVAGGERAMVNPSTGRTFGAVANGTAEDLDSAVKAARRAFDDGRWRRLAPREQEARLHRLADLLVEHGEVIGDLDALDAGILRRYASFIAQYSANALRYFAGWPTKLVGQLPPVGPEYVVQERVEPIGVMGVIKPWNGPGAIFAQVAPALAAGNSVVLKPAEHTPLSATYMAMLALEAGIPPGVFNVVHGDGVVGSAMVAHPGINRLSFTGSVGTGRALAAAAAQTFKKVNLELGGKSPVLIFPDADLEAAAAAATRSVWNNSGQVCTAGTRTLVHRDIHDDFVRACVELSQALPVGNAFDPESELGPLITPEQLAKVRHYVELGQSEGATLEHEGEVPASGGNIQAPVIFSGVRNQMTIAREEIFGPVMSILSFEDEGEAYRLANDTEFGLAAGVFTTDIARANRAAEALDAGTVWINCYQVTDAAVSYGGAKASGYGRSLGGPALEEYTRRKSVWSRNY, from the coding sequence GTGACCGCCATTGCGACCGATCCGCGCGCAACCTCATCCGTCGAATTCGACGGGAGCCAGCTCTCCAGTGCCGCAGCCGACTTCATCGGTGCCGGTGTAGTGCCGCATGTCATCGACGGTGAGTCGAGGGGATCCGTCGCTGGGGGAGAGCGCGCGATGGTGAACCCTTCGACGGGGCGCACCTTCGGGGCCGTGGCCAACGGCACGGCTGAAGATCTCGACTCGGCGGTGAAGGCGGCCAGGCGTGCCTTCGACGACGGGAGGTGGCGCCGCCTCGCGCCGCGCGAGCAGGAGGCGCGCCTGCATCGACTGGCGGATCTTCTCGTGGAGCATGGGGAGGTCATCGGTGACCTCGATGCGCTCGACGCGGGGATCCTGCGCAGGTACGCGTCCTTCATCGCGCAGTACTCCGCGAACGCGTTGCGCTACTTCGCGGGCTGGCCCACGAAGCTCGTAGGCCAGTTGCCCCCCGTCGGCCCTGAATACGTCGTGCAGGAGCGCGTCGAGCCGATCGGCGTGATGGGAGTCATCAAGCCGTGGAACGGGCCGGGCGCCATCTTCGCCCAGGTGGCACCCGCGCTGGCGGCGGGCAACTCGGTCGTCCTCAAGCCGGCAGAGCACACCCCCTTGAGTGCGACCTATATGGCGATGCTGGCCCTCGAGGCCGGGATCCCCCCCGGCGTGTTCAACGTGGTGCACGGCGACGGCGTCGTCGGCTCGGCCATGGTCGCCCACCCCGGCATCAATCGGCTCTCCTTCACCGGCTCGGTGGGCACGGGACGAGCGCTCGCGGCTGCCGCGGCTCAGACCTTCAAGAAGGTCAATCTCGAACTCGGCGGCAAGTCGCCGGTGCTGATCTTCCCTGACGCCGACCTGGAGGCCGCGGCTGCCGCAGCCACGCGGTCGGTGTGGAACAACTCGGGACAGGTCTGCACGGCAGGCACTCGCACGCTGGTGCATCGCGACATCCACGACGACTTCGTGCGGGCCTGCGTCGAGTTGTCGCAAGCACTGCCGGTGGGCAATGCCTTCGACCCCGAGAGCGAACTCGGTCCCCTGATCACCCCGGAGCAGTTGGCCAAGGTGCGCCACTATGTGGAGCTCGGCCAGAGCGAAGGCGCCACCTTGGAGCACGAGGGCGAGGTGCCCGCCTCGGGGGGCAACATCCAGGCCCCGGTGATCTTCTCGGGCGTACGCAATCAGATGACGATCGCCCGCGAGGAGATCTTCGGCCCCGTCATGTCGATCCTGAGCTTTGAGGACGAGGGCGAGGCGTACCGGTTGGCCAACGACACGGAGTTCGGTCTCGCCGCCGGGGTCTTCACCACCGACATCGCGCGCGCCAACCGGGCCGCCGAGGCGCTGGACGCCGGCACCGTCTGGATCAACTGCTATCAGGTGACCGATGCGGCAGTGTCGTACGGCGGCGCGAAGGCGTCCGGGTACGGCCGCAGCCTGGGTGGTCCTGCGCTGGAGGAGTACACCCGGCGCAAGTCCGTCTGGTCACGCAACTACTGA
- the dctP gene encoding TRAP transporter substrate-binding protein DctP — translation MRTRSANRWLRPAALIAAGALALSACAESGTEGDASGGEGVEFGTEKADFQAAFADVDPIKINTQVPAPKGSPITKNYEDYFAAIEDWSDGKITFEVAWSNAVAPATETDDALADGRLDMGLVMAAYEPDKYPAYAALSDTSYMGNGNPLEMIMTPHGYVTEIVWDNEQVQKEFSDAGLKLLVPSFTGGVNSILCTEERRSLADLKGSQVRISGAAHAAEAKALGMSPVSLTFEEVYEGLQRGVLDCAFAGVTVVRLADLLSVSPHLILSNEASFAQVPSTLVMSQQAWDKLPLVAQQLLFDRLDVFVQSNMDSLVGLFRDVLGEVEGKGGTIAGLDADAQAALDKGNEDFLEAIADNAAIEDGAGLIEQIREKSEKWRALVGELGYDTEVEYDEFPAWAQENEVDLTDFMAKVTEIQNEQRP, via the coding sequence ATGCGCACACGTTCCGCGAACCGTTGGCTCCGGCCAGCCGCCCTGATCGCTGCCGGCGCCTTGGCCCTGTCAGCGTGTGCCGAGAGCGGCACTGAGGGCGACGCCAGTGGCGGCGAGGGTGTGGAGTTCGGCACCGAGAAGGCAGACTTCCAGGCGGCGTTCGCCGACGTCGACCCGATCAAGATCAACACCCAAGTGCCCGCGCCCAAGGGGTCGCCGATCACCAAGAACTACGAGGACTACTTCGCTGCGATCGAGGACTGGTCGGACGGGAAGATCACCTTCGAGGTGGCCTGGTCCAACGCGGTGGCGCCTGCCACGGAGACCGACGACGCTCTCGCGGACGGCCGCTTGGACATGGGCTTGGTGATGGCGGCCTACGAGCCCGACAAGTACCCCGCTTATGCAGCGTTGAGCGACACGTCTTACATGGGCAATGGCAACCCGCTCGAAATGATCATGACGCCGCATGGGTACGTCACCGAGATCGTGTGGGACAACGAGCAGGTCCAGAAGGAGTTCTCTGACGCGGGCCTCAAGTTGCTAGTGCCCTCGTTCACCGGCGGCGTCAACAGCATCTTGTGCACTGAGGAGCGGCGCAGCCTGGCGGACCTCAAGGGCAGTCAGGTGCGGATCTCTGGTGCGGCGCATGCCGCTGAGGCCAAGGCGCTGGGCATGTCGCCGGTCTCGCTGACCTTCGAGGAGGTCTACGAGGGCCTGCAGCGCGGTGTCCTGGATTGCGCGTTCGCGGGCGTGACGGTCGTCCGTCTCGCGGATCTGCTCTCGGTGTCGCCGCACCTCATCTTGTCGAACGAGGCGAGCTTTGCTCAGGTGCCCTCGACGCTGGTGATGAGCCAACAAGCGTGGGACAAGTTGCCTCTCGTGGCCCAGCAACTGCTCTTCGACCGGCTCGACGTCTTCGTGCAGTCCAACATGGACTCCCTCGTCGGCCTGTTCCGCGACGTCTTGGGTGAGGTCGAGGGCAAGGGCGGCACGATCGCCGGCCTGGATGCTGATGCGCAGGCTGCCCTGGACAAGGGCAACGAGGACTTCCTCGAGGCGATCGCCGACAACGCGGCCATCGAAGACGGAGCCGGCCTAATCGAGCAGATCCGCGAGAAGTCAGAGAAGTGGCGCGCGTTGGTCGGCGAACTGGGCTACGACACCGAGGTGGAGTACGACGAGTTCCCGGCGTGGGCGCAGGAGAACGAGGTCGACCTGACCGACTTCATGGCCAAGGTCACCGAGATTCAGAACGAACAACGCCCTTGA